Proteins encoded together in one Kribbella voronezhensis window:
- the arfA gene encoding channel-forming protein ArfA/OmpATb — protein MPGSSDENRSDPIPAVATSTGLVHRRPGFVWLLAAVLVSALLAAALLVTRTGATEDDLRERSLAALQAQGINGVQVTMDGRDATVVVPAGADAQQAREVVARVDGIRVARATGGSVDVAATPSPSPTTGGQTEAVIAPFSLVRTDTSFEVTIAVRNQAIKDAIVTEVQSLLKDGGTFGDKITVDPDSGLANVTAVTGLLRALSTATGDASVDYDGTTVKLSGRVSDQATKATAARAAATAVPGAVVANQLTVPQLAKPPVSEACQTFEARLAQFTAQNKIIFLSGTAIVNDPSRPSVVKAAALLKSCATTRVEVAGYTDNLGSSASSLPLSQERADAVKATLTRLGVPAERLTSRGYGEADPVASNSTAAGRVANRRVELRIP, from the coding sequence GTGCCCGGATCCTCGGACGAGAACCGGTCCGACCCCATTCCGGCAGTCGCGACGAGTACCGGACTCGTCCACCGACGGCCTGGTTTCGTCTGGCTGCTCGCCGCGGTGCTCGTCTCCGCGCTGCTGGCCGCCGCCCTGCTCGTCACGCGGACCGGCGCGACCGAGGACGACCTCCGCGAGAGATCGCTGGCTGCTCTGCAAGCCCAGGGAATCAACGGGGTCCAGGTCACGATGGACGGGCGGGACGCGACGGTCGTCGTACCGGCCGGTGCCGATGCGCAGCAGGCCCGGGAGGTGGTCGCCCGTGTCGACGGAATCCGGGTCGCCCGCGCGACCGGCGGCAGCGTCGACGTAGCCGCCACCCCGTCGCCCTCCCCGACGACGGGCGGGCAGACCGAGGCAGTGATCGCGCCGTTCAGTCTGGTCCGGACGGACACGTCTTTCGAGGTCACGATCGCGGTCCGGAACCAGGCGATCAAGGACGCGATCGTCACCGAGGTGCAGTCGTTGCTGAAAGACGGCGGCACCTTCGGCGACAAGATCACCGTCGACCCGGACTCCGGTCTGGCGAACGTGACGGCGGTGACCGGCCTGCTCCGCGCGCTGTCGACAGCGACCGGTGACGCCTCGGTCGACTACGACGGTACGACGGTCAAGTTGTCCGGCCGGGTCTCGGACCAGGCCACCAAGGCGACTGCCGCACGAGCCGCGGCCACGGCCGTACCGGGTGCGGTGGTCGCGAACCAGCTGACCGTTCCGCAACTCGCGAAGCCGCCGGTCTCCGAGGCCTGCCAGACCTTCGAGGCCCGGCTGGCCCAGTTCACCGCCCAGAACAAGATCATCTTCCTGTCCGGCACCGCGATCGTGAACGATCCCTCCCGTCCTTCGGTGGTCAAGGCGGCCGCCCTGCTCAAGAGTTGCGCCACCACCCGCGTCGAGGTGGCCGGCTACACCGACAACCTGGGCAGCAGCGCGAGCAGCCTCCCCTTGTCGCAGGAACGCGCCGACGCGGTGAAGGCAACCCTGACGAGGCTCGGCGTACCGGCCGAGCGCCTCACCAGCCGCGGGTACGGCGAAGCCGACCCCGTCGCGTCGAACAGCACCGCGGCCGGCCGCGTCGCCAACCGCCGCGTCGAACTCCGCATCCCGTAA
- a CDS encoding winged helix-turn-helix domain-containing protein, protein MDRPPDSSLVIGVATSTAERMHLARLLADADAVLLVSSAEQARAFLALTTAPETTPVVLSPAAEPHPTPVATSDPDELSLDVHRRVVRWRDREISLTRLEHDFLRCLVTEPGRVWTYQRLHLAVWGNEHLGHGSHIHSVVKRLRQKLADLGTTVTIHAVRGVGFHLLPA, encoded by the coding sequence ATGGACAGACCGCCGGACTCGTCCCTGGTCATCGGCGTAGCCACGTCCACCGCCGAGCGAATGCACCTCGCGCGGCTGCTCGCCGACGCCGACGCGGTGCTCCTGGTCTCCAGCGCCGAACAGGCCCGCGCCTTCCTGGCTCTGACGACCGCGCCCGAGACGACACCCGTAGTACTGAGTCCCGCGGCTGAACCCCACCCGACGCCGGTCGCCACCTCCGATCCGGACGAGCTCAGTCTCGACGTCCACCGCCGCGTGGTCCGCTGGCGGGATCGCGAGATCTCCCTGACCCGCCTCGAGCACGACTTCCTGCGCTGCCTGGTCACCGAACCAGGCCGCGTCTGGACCTACCAACGCCTCCACCTCGCCGTCTGGGGCAACGAACACCTCGGCCACGGCTCCCACATCCACTCGGTCGTCAAACGCCTCCGCCAAAAACTCGCCGACCTGGGCACCACCGTCACCATCCACGCAGTCCGAGGCGTCGGCTTCCACCTCTTACCCGCCTGA